A region from the Ichthyobacterium seriolicida genome encodes:
- a CDS encoding IS1380 family transposase, with product MRNKNTLFYRGKTSVELTFSSSEISSDGSLIMLEKLERDHRLIHYYSKLLPDTRDSRFITYTRKQQLKQRVYMIMLGYEDAXDVNHLHNDPLFKDVLQGDLASQPTISRFENSFDKQAVFKFCDAWLYKYVSSLSDRKRIVIDVDSTDDPTHGSQQLSMFNGYYSQFMYNELFFHDGKTGQIILPVLRPGNSHXNKWYVSILKRIIIKIRESHPEMEIIIRSDSGFSCAPFYQLVDDFDLLYVTGIASNEVLKRKVSWSKNAVKKMYLDQGEKHQHFMSFTYKAKSWHKPQQCYSKVESTGLGMNIRHFSSNLPQKDAREIYFDFYVKRGDSSENRIKEVKNMCFSDRLSNHSFLANFFRLMMSSLAYEMFLLLKQKIKKTRFEVAKKWLISSIRTYLLKVGATIKITKRRIYYQLSKSFVYKGLFREIITQ from the coding sequence ATGAGGAATAAAAACACATTATTTTATAGAGGGAAAACTTCTGTTGAGTTAACTTTTTCATCATCAGAAATTAGCTCTGATGGATCTTTAATCATGCTTGAAAAACTAGAAAGAGATCATAGATTGATTCATTATTACAGTAAACTTTTGCCTGATACTCGAGACTCTAGATTTATTACTTATACCAGAAAGCAACAGTTAAAACAAAGGGTTTATATGATCATGTTAGGCTATGAAGACGCCNATGATGTTAATCATTTACATAACGATCCTTTATTCAAAGATGTTCTTCAAGGTGATTTGGCTTCTCAACCTACTATATCAAGATTTGAGAATAGCTTTGACAAACAAGCTGTTTTTAAGTTTTGTGATGCGTGGTTATACAAATATGTTTCAAGTTTATCTGATCGTAAGAGAATAGTTATTGACGTAGATTCAACTGATGATCCAACTCATGGCAGTCAACAATTGTCAATGTTTAACGGTTATTATAGTCAATTCATGTACAATGAACTATTTTTTCATGATGGAAAAACAGGACAGATTATCCTTCCTGTACTCCGCCCAGGAAATAGTCATTNTAATAAATGGTATGTGAGTATTTTAAAGCGAATAATTATCAAAATACGTGAGAGTCACCCAGAGATGGAAATAATTATTAGAAGTGATAGCGGCTTTAGTTGCGCTCCTTTTTACCAATTAGTAGATGATTTTGATTTACTATATGTGACAGGCATAGCGAGCAATGAAGTTTTAAAAAGAAAGGTATCTTGGTCAAAAAATGCTGTAAAAAAAATGTATTTAGATCAGGGAGAGAAGCACCAACATTTTATGAGTTTTACGTACAAAGCCAAGAGTTGGCACAAGCCTCAACAGTGCTATTCTAAAGTTGAGAGTACAGGATTAGGGATGAACATAAGGCATTTTTCTAGTAATCTTCCCCAAAAGGATGCTAGAGAAATTTACTTTGACTTTTATGTGAAAAGAGGTGATTCAAGTGAAAATAGAATAAAAGAAGTTAAAAATATGTGTTTTTCTGATCGTTTGTCAAATCATAGTTTTCTTGCTAATTTTTTTCGACTTATGATGAGTAGTCTTGCCTATGAAATGTTTTTATTACTGAAACAGAAGATAAAGAAAACAAGATTTGAAGTAGCAAAAAAATGGTTAATCAGTTCGATTAGAACCTATCTTCTCAAGGTAGGAGCAACGATTAAAATTACCAAAAGGCGAATCTATTATCAGCTATCTAAATCTTTTGTTTACAAGGGTTTATTTCGGGAAATTATTACCCAGTAA
- a CDS encoding UDP-2,3-diacylglucosamine diphosphatase, whose protein sequence is MCNNKVYFASDQHFGIPNRKESLKREKIFVGWLDSIKKDAQVLFLLGDMFDFWFEYKHVIPKGFTRVLGKLAELSDSGIRIYFFAGNHDFWMCSFFEKELNISIFNSEKEIHINNNSFFIAHGDGLGTKSKKYKIIRKLLHSRICQSLFYLIHPDLSFRIANYFSNRNKNKYCKSENVFTGEDREELILFSREKLKEKHFDYFVFGHRHMALEFKLSEKSTYFNTGDWVKDYTYLVFDGKEVVLKKIEV, encoded by the coding sequence TTGTGTAATAACAAAGTTTATTTCGCCTCTGATCAGCATTTTGGGATCCCTAATCGTAAAGAGAGTTTAAAGAGGGAGAAGATATTTGTAGGTTGGTTAGATTCAATAAAAAAAGATGCACAAGTCCTATTCCTATTAGGTGATATGTTCGATTTTTGGTTTGAATATAAACACGTCATTCCAAAAGGTTTTACAAGAGTTTTAGGAAAATTAGCAGAGTTGTCTGACTCGGGAATAAGGATTTATTTTTTTGCTGGGAATCATGATTTTTGGATGTGTAGTTTCTTTGAAAAAGAATTAAACATATCGATTTTTAATTCTGAAAAAGAAATACATATAAATAATAATTCTTTTTTCATAGCCCATGGTGATGGTTTGGGAACAAAGAGTAAAAAATATAAAATCATAAGAAAATTACTTCACTCTCGCATATGTCAATCTTTGTTTTACTTAATTCATCCTGATTTATCATTCAGAATAGCTAATTATTTCTCCAATAGAAACAAAAATAAATACTGCAAAAGTGAAAATGTATTTACTGGAGAAGATAGAGAAGAGTTGATTCTTTTCTCCAGAGAAAAACTAAAGGAAAAACACTTTGATTATTTTGTGTTCGGTCACAGGCATATGGCATTAGAGTTCAAACTTTCTGAAAAAAGCACATATTTTAACACTGGCGACTGGGTAAAGGATTATACCTATTTAGTATTTGATGGAAAAGAGGTAGTGTTGAAAAAAATAGAAGTATAG
- a CDS encoding ABC transporter ATP-binding protein gives MIRANNIHKCYNDSHILKGIDFSVEKSEIVSIVGASGAGKTTLLQILGTLDKADLKKDTFLFINDIEIYKLGDRELSKFRNEHIGFIFQFHQLLPEFTALENICMPAFIKGESKKKAAEKASELMSFLGIENKKNKKPSQLSGGEQQRVAVGRALINNPLVVFADEPSGNLDSKTARELHNLFFELREKYNQTFVIVTHNQEFADMADKTFEMKDGFIV, from the coding sequence ATGATAAGAGCAAATAATATACATAAGTGCTATAACGATTCTCATATCTTAAAAGGAATAGATTTTAGTGTTGAGAAATCTGAAATAGTATCTATAGTAGGGGCCTCTGGAGCGGGTAAAACTACTCTATTACAGATACTAGGAACCTTAGACAAAGCAGATTTAAAAAAGGATACTTTTCTATTTATAAATGATATAGAGATATATAAACTCGGAGATAGAGAATTATCTAAGTTTAGAAATGAACATATAGGATTTATATTTCAATTTCATCAATTGTTACCAGAATTTACAGCTTTAGAAAATATTTGCATGCCTGCTTTTATAAAGGGAGAATCTAAGAAAAAGGCTGCTGAAAAAGCTAGTGAGCTGATGAGTTTTCTAGGAATAGAAAATAAAAAGAACAAAAAGCCTTCTCAACTTTCAGGGGGAGAACAACAAAGAGTAGCCGTGGGTAGGGCTCTCATAAATAATCCCTTAGTGGTTTTTGCTGATGAGCCCTCAGGAAATTTAGACTCTAAAACAGCAAGGGAACTTCACAACTTATTCTTTGAGCTGAGAGAAAAATACAATCAAACTTTTGTAATAGTAACACACAACCAAGAGTTTGCTGATATGGCTGATAAAACTTTTGAGATGAAAGACGGTTTCATAGTTTAG
- a CDS encoding dihydrolipoamide acetyltransferase family protein, producing MSEFQLKMPKMGESIDEATVSVWLKKVGENVNAEESVLEVATDKIDSEIPSPVSGKLSKIFFQKKDTVRVGDVIAIIETDEPQSQEEENSKSSELSHAPSELLELSEDVILKEAQAIKDPIAPDLTEYRSISPLVRSMCAAENISTDEIQGIIGSGKNGRITKDDVLDYIKKRGQKIVEEKETSYSTNDQPKVISAQEISFNTSLARENEEIVEMSNTRKIISEHMIRSINTSAHVTSFVEADVTNIVMWRDRVKEDFQKKKKEKITFTPIFIEAIAKTIEDFPMINISIEGDFIIKKKYINIGIATALDNGDLIVPVIKDANKYNLLGLIEQVNDLASRARSGNLNPAETQNGTFTFTNIGTFGNIMGTPIINQPQAAILAAGVISKKVSVIESPQGDSIGIRHKVFLSHSYDHRVIDGYMGGLFVKKVAEYLENFDITRDI from the coding sequence ATGTCTGAATTTCAGCTAAAAATGCCCAAAATGGGCGAGAGCATAGATGAAGCTACCGTTAGCGTTTGGCTCAAAAAAGTAGGTGAAAATGTAAATGCAGAAGAGTCTGTATTGGAAGTAGCGACCGACAAAATAGATTCAGAGATTCCATCGCCAGTATCTGGGAAGTTGAGTAAAATATTTTTTCAGAAAAAAGATACTGTAAGAGTAGGTGATGTCATAGCTATTATAGAGACTGATGAGCCTCAGAGTCAAGAGGAAGAAAACAGTAAATCTTCAGAGTTATCTCATGCCCCTTCGGAATTATTAGAATTATCTGAGGATGTTATTCTAAAAGAAGCTCAAGCCATAAAGGATCCAATAGCTCCAGATTTAACAGAATATAGATCCATATCTCCATTGGTCAGAAGTATGTGTGCGGCTGAAAATATCTCTACAGATGAGATACAAGGAATAATTGGATCAGGTAAGAATGGTAGAATTACCAAAGACGATGTCTTAGATTACATAAAAAAAAGAGGGCAAAAAATAGTAGAGGAGAAAGAGACATCTTATTCTACAAATGATCAGCCCAAAGTAATATCTGCTCAAGAAATAAGTTTTAATACTAGTTTGGCTAGAGAAAATGAGGAGATTGTAGAAATGAGCAATACGCGTAAGATCATTTCAGAACATATGATCAGGAGTATAAATACATCAGCTCATGTGACCTCTTTTGTAGAAGCAGATGTGACTAATATAGTCATGTGGAGAGATAGAGTTAAAGAAGATTTTCAAAAAAAGAAGAAAGAAAAAATAACTTTTACACCTATTTTCATAGAAGCTATAGCTAAAACTATAGAAGATTTTCCTATGATCAATATCTCTATAGAGGGGGATTTTATTATCAAAAAAAAATACATAAATATAGGGATAGCTACTGCTTTAGACAATGGCGACTTAATTGTCCCTGTTATTAAAGATGCTAATAAATACAATCTTCTTGGATTAATAGAACAAGTAAATGACTTGGCTTCTAGAGCTAGAAGTGGTAATCTAAACCCTGCTGAAACTCAAAACGGAACTTTTACGTTCACTAATATTGGAACTTTCGGTAACATTATGGGGACTCCTATAATAAATCAGCCTCAAGCGGCAATATTAGCTGCAGGGGTAATATCTAAAAAAGTATCAGTGATAGAAAGCCCACAGGGAGATAGTATAGGCATCAGACACAAAGTGTTTCTCTCTCATTCATACGATCATAGAGTTATAGATGGGTATATGGGAGGGCTATTCGTAAAAAAAGTAGCTGAATACTTAGAAAATTTTGATATAACCAGAGATATTTAG
- a CDS encoding ferritin, with the protein MLSKNIIKDLNQQIKMEAMASQIYLSMACWAEEQGYEGVSTFLYGHAEEERGHMLKIIKYINERGGGVVVPSLEAPQEDFESLNNLFQMLYDHEVKVSENINELVFKSLQEKDYATHNFLQWFVSEQVEEETLAKTILDKIGLIGNDKGGLYLFDRDLKNISSSVH; encoded by the coding sequence ATGTTATCTAAAAACATCATAAAAGATTTGAATCAGCAAATAAAAATGGAAGCAATGGCATCTCAAATATACCTTTCTATGGCTTGTTGGGCTGAAGAACAGGGGTATGAAGGAGTCTCTACATTCTTGTATGGACATGCCGAAGAAGAAAGAGGGCATATGCTTAAAATCATAAAGTACATCAATGAAAGGGGCGGAGGAGTAGTTGTTCCTAGTTTAGAGGCTCCTCAAGAAGATTTTGAATCTCTAAATAACTTATTCCAAATGCTTTACGATCATGAAGTTAAGGTGTCTGAAAACATAAATGAACTAGTGTTTAAAAGTCTGCAAGAGAAAGACTACGCTACCCACAACTTTTTACAATGGTTTGTATCTGAGCAGGTAGAGGAAGAGACATTAGCAAAAACGATCCTTGATAAGATAGGATTAATTGGAAATGATAAGGGGGGATTGTATTTGTTCGATAGAGATTTAAAAAACATATCTAGTAGTGTACATTAA
- the recO gene encoding DNA repair protein RecO — protein MFTQTQSVVLNSLKYTDNRIILNCYTEKLGFKSYLVNLNNYFKKSYSQPLSQLNLIVYNRGNKLEHIREIVSHHIYDSIYTDPNKISVTLFLSEILTMTITDEFTNEPLFKFISNSIMWFDQLTEHQNFYLFFMKELLKYIGIYPLMYENNDEVFFDMKEGRCSLTCPDHNFYLENDELFLFNKMLKMDKYCRTVFTTNEKKTLNKMLISYYKVNLDRFKTPNSLEMIEMGF, from the coding sequence ATGTTTACTCAAACCCAAAGCGTGGTTTTAAACTCCTTGAAGTATACAGACAATAGAATTATTCTCAATTGTTATACGGAAAAATTAGGATTTAAGTCTTATTTGGTTAATCTGAATAATTACTTTAAAAAATCTTATTCCCAACCTCTGTCTCAGTTAAATCTAATAGTTTACAACAGGGGAAATAAATTAGAACACATAAGAGAAATAGTATCTCATCACATTTACGATAGCATCTATACCGATCCTAATAAGATTTCTGTAACCCTATTTTTATCTGAGATATTGACCATGACCATAACAGATGAATTTACAAATGAACCATTGTTCAAGTTTATTTCGAATTCTATTATGTGGTTCGATCAACTGACAGAACACCAAAATTTTTATTTATTTTTCATGAAAGAACTATTGAAATATATAGGAATATACCCTCTCATGTACGAAAATAATGATGAAGTATTTTTTGATATGAAAGAAGGCCGGTGTAGTTTAACGTGTCCAGATCACAATTTCTATTTGGAAAATGATGAATTATTCTTGTTTAATAAAATGTTAAAAATGGATAAATACTGCCGTACTGTTTTCACAACAAATGAAAAAAAGACACTTAACAAAATGCTCATATCTTACTACAAAGTAAATCTAGATAGATTTAAAACTCCCAATTCTTTGGAAATGATAGAGATGGGATTTTAA
- a CDS encoding DUF6580 family putative transport protein, whose protein sequence is MKINNSTISPLIQTLVITGLLLSRLVPHPPNFTPVFAAALFSGTYFYSKKWAYLFPLFIVISSDLIINYITNESLIIRANLVTYFCVLLTSFMGSLMRSGTTPIKVIFYSTLSSVCFFIISNFFVWYSGNLYPHNIGGITACYVAALPFFKNTLLSGAVYSSVFYTSYFYITNYFHIPKKQ, encoded by the coding sequence ATGAAAATAAATAATTCAACCATCAGCCCATTGATTCAAACTCTTGTAATTACTGGATTACTATTGAGTAGATTAGTTCCTCATCCGCCTAACTTTACCCCTGTATTTGCAGCAGCTCTTTTCTCTGGAACATACTTTTACAGTAAAAAATGGGCTTATTTATTCCCTTTGTTTATCGTGATAAGTTCTGATTTAATCATAAACTACATAACAAATGAATCCCTTATAATAAGAGCTAATCTAGTAACATACTTTTGTGTACTTCTAACTTCTTTTATGGGATCACTCATGAGATCTGGAACAACTCCTATCAAAGTCATTTTCTACTCTACGTTGAGTTCGGTTTGTTTTTTTATAATATCTAATTTTTTTGTTTGGTATTCTGGAAACCTATATCCACATAATATTGGAGGAATAACAGCCTGTTATGTAGCCGCCCTACCTTTTTTCAAAAACACATTGTTGAGTGGAGCTGTATATTCTTCTGTCTTTTACACCAGCTATTTTTATATCACAAATTATTTTCATATACCTAAAAAGCAGTAA
- a CDS encoding N-6 DNA methylase, whose product MLKEKQRESILSTNLVNNGWNIEGEAYEKNVYFSEPPYLDQQQKLGDKKPHCILYQTGTNKPIAVIEVKKSAKNLDLALKRGMEYAKALDAPLVFAMNGSYCEARFVPNNKELVLNGKEVRGVINEKEVLEFLKVNSNEAWTIPQYVKESREESVDQFKNLNEVLRSEGLTTEVERFVEFSNIMFLKLLYQDDRKSLWDAIKSQPDDRIIDYVNSYVLKQVEDKYGKDIFKPISIKKTHNFRHIINAIDPLVLSTSSMDVKGEVFEYFLEKATLIESDLREYFTPRNIVKTMINLVAPKLKEKIYDPFCGTGGFLVESFNYIKKNNIIKDELDLEMLKNDTFYGREITEISRIAKMNMILNGHINSDIQQINSLKKPDYTQKAMFKGKEIDKVKRFDLVVSSIPFSLNISRKITKDRKTIIENDISPLYYSGIARNSGDAACVLHCLRALKKGGRMALVVPEGFLFRKNSVEVRKFLLSRAKLHSVISLPKGTFLPYTEVKTDILYFTDAHMNNDQENFSFFNTNNIGVTLDNHKRKIKGSNDLKKIESSDIKKVDENPSLQDNILEMGFEIIDLDKVRDNDYNLVGSLYRETKNLSSYPLIKLGDLCHIHTGTTPLRKNEFYWNNGSICWFTLNDLENGEMVYKTKQTITEKALEETTIKLLPVNTVLLSCTATIGKVALAKVPVTTNQQINALIIRDEYKDKILPEFLFYAAKSLEDSLIKISTTQTTKYISSSKLSKVQIPLPPMEEQKKILKSIQKREKEIQKLEQKIGENKKGINQEINKIWESEEETK is encoded by the coding sequence ATGTTAAAAGAAAAACAAAGAGAATCTATCCTAAGTACTAATTTAGTAAATAATGGTTGGAATATAGAGGGTGAGGCGTATGAGAAAAATGTATATTTCTCTGAGCCACCATATCTAGATCAACAGCAGAAGTTAGGAGACAAAAAACCCCATTGTATACTGTATCAAACAGGAACTAATAAGCCAATAGCTGTAATAGAGGTTAAGAAAAGTGCTAAAAACCTTGATTTGGCACTGAAAAGAGGTATGGAGTATGCAAAGGCTCTAGATGCGCCTTTGGTTTTTGCTATGAATGGCTCTTATTGTGAAGCTCGTTTTGTTCCTAATAACAAAGAGCTCGTTTTAAATGGTAAAGAAGTAAGAGGGGTGATAAATGAAAAAGAAGTTTTAGAATTTTTAAAGGTAAATAGTAATGAAGCTTGGACAATTCCTCAGTATGTAAAAGAATCTAGAGAAGAATCTGTAGATCAGTTCAAAAATTTGAATGAAGTTTTAAGAAGCGAAGGTTTGACAACTGAGGTTGAAAGATTTGTAGAATTTTCAAATATTATGTTTTTGAAGCTATTATATCAGGATGATAGGAAGTCTCTATGGGATGCCATAAAATCCCAACCAGACGATCGCATTATAGACTACGTAAATAGCTATGTATTAAAACAGGTAGAAGATAAATATGGTAAAGATATCTTCAAGCCGATTTCTATAAAAAAAACTCATAATTTCAGACATATAATAAACGCTATCGATCCCCTAGTTCTTTCTACTTCCAGTATGGATGTAAAGGGAGAGGTTTTTGAATATTTTTTGGAAAAAGCGACCTTGATAGAAAGTGATCTAAGAGAGTATTTCACGCCTAGAAATATTGTAAAGACTATGATAAATTTAGTCGCTCCTAAACTTAAAGAGAAAATTTACGATCCTTTTTGCGGTACTGGAGGTTTCCTAGTTGAATCGTTCAATTACATAAAAAAGAACAATATAATTAAAGACGAACTAGATTTAGAAATGCTGAAAAATGACACTTTTTACGGTAGGGAAATAACTGAAATTTCTAGGATTGCAAAGATGAATATGATTTTAAATGGTCATATAAACAGCGATATACAACAGATTAATTCTCTTAAAAAGCCTGATTATACGCAAAAGGCTATGTTTAAAGGCAAGGAGATAGATAAGGTTAAAAGATTTGATTTAGTAGTTAGCAGTATTCCTTTTTCTCTTAATATAAGCAGAAAAATAACCAAAGACAGAAAAACTATTATAGAAAATGATATCTCTCCTCTTTACTACAGTGGGATAGCTAGAAATAGCGGTGATGCTGCATGTGTTTTACATTGTCTTAGAGCTTTAAAAAAGGGTGGAAGGATGGCATTGGTGGTTCCAGAGGGATTTTTATTTAGAAAGAATAGTGTTGAAGTTCGTAAGTTTTTATTGTCAAGGGCAAAATTACACAGTGTTATTTCTCTTCCTAAAGGGACTTTCTTGCCATACACAGAGGTTAAAACAGACATCTTGTATTTTACTGATGCTCATATGAATAATGATCAAGAAAATTTCTCCTTTTTCAATACGAATAATATAGGTGTAACTCTTGATAATCACAAGAGAAAAATTAAAGGAAGTAATGATCTAAAAAAAATAGAGAGTTCAGATATTAAAAAAGTAGATGAAAATCCATCTTTACAGGATAATATTCTTGAAATGGGCTTTGAAATTATAGATCTAGATAAAGTGAGGGATAATGACTATAACCTAGTCGGCAGCTTGTACAGAGAAACTAAAAATCTATCGTCTTATCCTTTGATTAAGCTAGGTGATTTATGTCATATTCACACTGGAACCACACCCTTGAGAAAAAACGAATTTTACTGGAACAACGGAAGCATTTGTTGGTTTACTCTCAATGATTTAGAAAATGGTGAAATGGTTTATAAAACCAAACAAACCATAACAGAAAAAGCCTTAGAAGAGACTACTATAAAATTACTTCCTGTAAATACGGTTTTACTATCTTGTACTGCTACCATAGGGAAAGTGGCTTTGGCTAAAGTTCCAGTAACTACGAATCAACAAATAAACGCTTTGATAATAAGAGATGAGTATAAGGATAAAATTTTGCCAGAATTTTTATTCTATGCGGCTAAGTCTTTAGAGGATAGTTTAATTAAGATTTCTACTACTCAAACTACTAAGTACATCTCTTCATCTAAGTTGTCTAAGGTTCAAATTCCTTTACCTCCTATGGAAGAACAGAAAAAAATATTAAAGTCAATTCAAAAGAGAGAAAAGGAAATACAAAAATTAGAACAAAAAATTGGAGAAAATAAAAAAGGTATAAATCAAGAAATTAATAAAATATGGGAGTCAGAAGAGGAAACTAAATAG